The Arcanobacterium wilhelmae region TGCGATCGTTGCGCTGATCCCGCAGATCGTGTTTGCCCGTATGGGCGTTCAGGGTGCCGCGTTCGGTGGCACGTCAATCATCATTCTCGTTGGAGTGGGCCTGCAGACCGTGAAGGACATCAACGCCCAGCTCCAGCAGCGTCACTACGAAGGATTCTTGCGATGACTCGTCTTATTCTCGTTGGCCCGCCCGGAGCAGGGAAGGGAACTCAGGCCGCGTTCATTTCCGAAGCGCTCGACGTCCCGGCGATCTCGACCGGCGCGATCTTCCGAAAGAACATGTCCGAGGGTACGGAACTGGGGAAGAAGGCGCAGGAGTACACCTCGAAAGGTAATCTTGTCCCGGACGAGATCACCGATGCAATGGTTCGCGATCGTCTGGCTCAGCCGGATGCGGCAAACGGCTTCCTACTCGATGGATACCCGCGTAACCTCGCCCAGGTTGATGCACTCGATGCGATGCTTGCTGAGAAAGGCGAAGCGATCGACGTCGTCGTCGAGATTACGATCCCCGATGAAGATATTGTCGGCCGCCTGCTGAACCGCGCGCAGCTCGAGGGCCGTGCGGACGATACGGAAGACGTGATTAAGCACCGCATTGAGGTCTACCACGCCGAAACCGCGCCGCTGGTTGAAGTTTACGACAAGCGCGGTCTGGTGCTAGCGGTGGATGGCAACGGCACCATCGGCGAAGTCACCGAGCGCATCCTGAAGGCCCTGAAAGAGCGTCTTTCCTGATGCGTATTCGCGACAAGCTTGAATATAAGACGAATGACCAGTTTCGCGCGATGCGCGAGGCTGGTCTCGTCGTTGCCGAGATTCACACAGCCCTTCGTGAAAACGTCAGAGCTGGAGTGACGACGAAGGAGATGGACGACGTCGCTCTCGCGGTTCTCGAGAAGGCGGGCGTGAAGTCGAACTTCTATGGTTACTACGGTTACCCAGCGCAGACCTGCATCTCGGTGAACTCGACCATCGTTCATGGCATACCCAACGATTACGTGCTTCAGCCGGGCGATCTCGTCTCGTTCGACTGTGGCGCTGTGGTCAACGGGTGGCATGGCGACGCGGCGTTTTCAGTGGTGCTTCCGGGCGGCGATCCGAAGGTGCGGGCAGGGCGCGAGCGCCTGTGCGCGCAAACGGAAGAGTCCATGTGGGTCGGTATTGCTGCGATGGCGCAGGGGCGTTTCGTCGGGGATATCGGCGAGGCGATTGATGACTATGTGATGTCGATCCCGGCGTCGGAGCGTCCGGATATTGTCCTCGACTATGTGGGTCATGGGATCGGTACCGCGATGCACCTTGCGCCCGATGTTCCCAATTACAACTCAGGGGAGCGGGGCCCGCGCCTCAAGCCAGGAATGGCGCTGTGTATCGAGCCGATGCTCACCGCCGGCAAACAGGACAACAAAACGCTAGCTGACGACTGGACTGTCGTGACGATCGACGGCAAGGATGCGTGCCATTGGGAGCATGAAGTTGTGCTCCACGAGGGCGGCATCTGGGTGATCACGGCGCCCGACGGCGGTGCGAGCGAGCTGGCACGCTTCGGCGTCACGGTGGCGCCGCTCGGCTAAGCGCGAGCGGTCAAATCGGGCGGCGGATTTCCCGCCGCCCGATTTTGCTATCAACAAGACAACCGGGCACCTGTCCGAAGCTCGTGGCTCCGGCGTCGGCGTCGGTCGTCCACGCCGTTTCGTAAGTGACGTGCTCCACCGGAATCTCGCTTTTCAAAATACTGTCGCCAGGCGTAGACTTTTCTATTGGTGCATTCTGCGTGCAGAATCACTCGTCACCCCGCCGGGGTGGCGCCGAATTGCAATCAACGTAAGCGGAGAAAATGGCGAAAAAAGAAGGCGTCATCGAGGTAGAAGGCACGGTCGTTGAGGCCCTGCCGAATGCGATGTTTCGAGTCGAGTTGGAGAACGGGCACGTTGTGCTCGCTCACATTTCTGGCAAGATGCGCCAGCACTACATCAAGATCCTTCAAGAGGACCGCGTGGTCGTGGAGATGACTCCCTACGATCTCTCTCGTGGCCGCATCGTCTACCGCTACAAGTAAAACTCCGCCCTTTCGGGTGGGCAAGGAAGAACGACAACTATGAAGGTCAAGCCGTCTGTTAAGAAGATCTGCGAAAACTGCAAGATCATTCGCCGGCATGGTCGCGTCATGGTCATCTGCGACAATCCGCGACACAAGCAGCGTCAGGGCTGAAACTGACATTTTGAAAGAGACATTGCAGGCGAAAGCCAACCCTCGGTCCGAAGGCCGGGGCCCGCAAGGGAAGCAATGTTCCACACCTTCGGAAGAAAAATAGGAGCCAACATAATGGCACGTCTCTCTGGAGTTGATCTCCCTCGCGAAAAGCGTATCGAGGTTGCTCTCACCTACATTTTCGGCATTGGACACACCCGCGCGGTTGAGACCCTCGCCGCCACCGGTGTCAACCCTGATACCCGCGTCAAGGACCTCACTGAGGATGACCTCGTCAAGCTGAAGAATCACATCGACGAGTCCTACAAGGTCGAAGGCGATCTTCGACGTGAGATCCAGGCGGACATCCGCCGCAAGATCGAAATCGGTTCTTACCAGGGCCGCCGTCACCGCATGGGCCTTCCGGTTCACGGTCAGCGCACGAAGACCAACGCTCGTACCCGCAAGGGCCCGAAGCGTACGGTTGCGGGTAAGAAGAAGTAGTAGTTTTCGCGTTTTAGCGAGAATCGACGATATTCAGGAGTATTGAAAAAATGCCACCAAAGTCTCAGAACCGGTCGCGCCGCAACCTGCGTAAGAACGTCGGCAACGGCCAGGCTCATATCAAGTCCACCTTCAACAACACGATCGTGTCGATCACGGACACCAAGGGTGAGGTTATCGCCCAGGCGTCGTCGGGCATGGTCGGCTTCAAGGGCTCGCGTAAGTCCACGCCGTACGCTGCTCAGCTCGCCGCTGAGAATGCCGCACGCCGCGCGATTGAGCAGGGCGTGAAGAAGGTTGACGTGTTCGTTAAGGGCCCGGGTTCGGGCCGTGAGACCGCCATTCGTTCGCTGACCGCCGCTGGCCTCGAAGTGACCTCGATCTCCGACGTCACGCCGCAGGCTCACAACGGCGTTCGCCCGCCCAAGCGCCGTCGCGTTTGATCCAAAGGCCACCTGGCCTTTCCTCGGCGGCATCGCCGCCAACTCATGAGGATCGTTATTAGGCGTCATATAGTGGGCGCCTTGTGAAAGGAAAACATAGTGATCATTGAACAGCGTCCAGTGCTGCGCGAGGAGCAGCTGTCCGAGACTCGCTCTCGCTTCACGCTTGAGCCGCTTGAGCCGGGCTTCGGATACACGCTTGGCAATTCGCTTCGTCGCACCCTTCTTTCCTCGATTCCGGGAGCTGCTGTGACCTCCGTCCACATCGACGGTGTGCTTCACGAGTTCTCGACAATCGAAGGCGTGAAGGAAGACGTCGCTGAGATCATCTTGAATATCAAGGATCTCGTTGTGACTTCCGAGAACGACGAGCCGGTTCAGATGTATCTGCGTAAGGCGGGCCCGGGTCAGGTTCTGGCTTCGGACATCACTCCGCCCGCTGGCGTGGAGATCCACAACCCGGATCTCGTGCTTGCCACGCTGAACGAGAAGGGCAAGATCGAAGTTGATCTGACGGTGGAGCGTGGACGCGGCTATGTGTCGGCGTCGCTCAACAAGTCGCCGGACGACGAGATTGGCCGCATCCCGGTCGATTCGATCTACTCGCCTGTGGTCAAGGTTTCCTACAAGGTTGAGGCGACTCGAGTTGGTCAGCGCACCGACTTCGACAAGCTCGTTGTGGATGTTGAGACGAAGGCCTCAATGCTCCCGCGCGATGCGTTCGCTTCCGCTGGCAAGACCCTCGTTGAGCTCTTTGGCCTGACCACCGAGCTGAACGAAGAGGTCGAGGGCCTGGAGTTGAAGGAAGCTCCGGTTGTCGAGACCCAGTCGTCCGACCTCGCCCGCCCGATCACGATTCTCAACCTGCCAGCGCGTTCGCAGAACTGCCTGCAGCGTGAAGGCATCCACACGATTGGCGAACTTGTCCAGCGTTCGGAGGCTGATCTCCTCGACATCCGCAACTTCGGTGCGAAGTCGATCGAGGACGTCAAGGACGAGCTTGCAAAGCTCGACCTCCACCTGAAGGATTCCCCGGCCGGCTTCAACGCTGGTTTCGGTGACGACAACTACGCCATGTTCAGCGACGATTCGCAGGCCTGAGCCCGCGAGAAAAACTTTTAGGAGAACATCATGCCGAAGCCCGCAAAGGGTCCCCGCCTGGGAGGATCCCCGGCGAACGAGCGCAAGATCATTGCAAACCTCTGCAAGGCGCTCATCACCCACGAGTCCGTTGTGACCACCGAGACCCGCGCACGCCGCGTGCGTCCGCACATCGAGAAGCTGATCACGAAGGCGAAGAAGGGTGATACCCACAACCGTCGTCTCGCGCTTCGCACCCTCGGTGATCGCGAAGTTGCCTACGTCCTGTTCGAGGAGCTTGCTCCGAAGTTCGAGGGCCGCAACGGTGGCTACACCCGCATTGTGAAGCTTGCTAACCGCAAGGGCGACAACGCTCCGATGGCCGAGATCTCGCTCGTGACCGAGAAGGTCTCGCCCAAGCCGTCCAAGAAGAAGGCCGAAGCCGCGAAGGCTGCTGCCGCTCCGGCGAAGGCGGAAAAGTCCGCTGAGTCGTCGGCATCGTCTGAGTCGTCGGCTTCCGCTGAGTCGGCTGAGTGATGTAGCGTCAGCTCAATATAGGGTGCGGGCCGGAAGGTTTTCCTTCCGGCCCGCACCCTATATTGAGCTGGGTGATTCTTACTCGGTGGAAAGCACTGTGGTTGGGTGGGGTTTCGCCATCGCCCACGCGCGCACACCGCCCTGAGTGCCCGCCATATTCGGAACGAAGATGGCAGGGGTGAGCCGAGCCCGCACCGAATCGGTGATTCGGGAGGCATTTCCTCCTCCGATATAGAGCTGATCCCACCGAAAGACCGGGTAGAGTGTCTCAATTGCTTTCAATACGCGCCGTGACCACGCTGAATCACCGAGTCTGAGGCGTTCGGCCTCTCCCACCACGTCGTCGTAGGTCAGGCCCCATTTCATCTGTGCATGCGAGATTTCCAGGTGTGGGGCGAGGTGGCCGTTGTCGAGAAAGGCGGTGCCGAGCCCTGTACCGAGGGTCATGACAAGCTCGAGCCCGCGCCCCCGGACGACGCCTGCCGCGGCCACTTCGGCGTCGTTCAAAACGAGCGACGGTACTCCGAATCGCACCTCGAGAGCCGTTTGGAGATCGAGCCCGTTCCAGGCCTCTTCAAGCTGGGGGAGGGGGCGCGTGTGCGGGCCAGAGCGTCGGATGTAGTGCGGCGTATAGACAACCACTCCGTGGCGGATCATGCCAGGGAGCCCGACGGTCATCCGCGTGAACTGCCCCAAAGCGTCGGCGTGTTTCGTGATGATGTCCGCCAGATCCTGCGGAGAGAACGGATACGGGACGGGCGTGCGCAGTGAATCGCCGAGTTGGAAGCCGCCGGCGTCGAGCAGGGCGCTCTTAACGCCGCCGCCGCCGCAGTCGACGGTGAGCGTGCGTTCGTGGGAAACTTCTGTCATGGTTTCGACGGTATCGCACACGGCACGGATTCGCATCGAATGCGCCTATGATGGCGCGCAATTTCACGGCTGGGCGGCGCAGCCTGGTCTGCGGACGGTCCAGGGCGTGCTCGAGGATGCGCTTGCGACGATCCTGCGTGAGCCGATTACTCTCACGGTGGCTGGACGAACCGACGCGGGTGTGCATGCTGCCGGTCAGGTGGCGCATTTTGACGTGTCGCGTGAACGCTGGGAGGCACTTCCGGGGCGCTCAACGTTCACTCCGGGCGATTCTTTAGTCCGGCGCGTGAACGCGATCACCGCGGCAGGAAGCCGCGAAGCGGGGATCGCTGGCTATACCGACGTCGTCGTAAAAAGTGCCCGCGAGGTTCCCGAAACTTTTGACGCACGTTTTTCGGCGTTGTGGCGCGCGTACACTTACCGGATGGCGGAGGGGCCAGATGGCTGGGATCCGAAGCGGCGTGACGTGTTGTGGTTGCCGGGCGAGCTTGATATCGACGCAATGAACCGAGCGGCCCAGCGCATTCTGGGTGAGCACGACTTCCTGTCATACTGCCGCCCACGCGAGGGGGCTTCGACGGTTCGTACCCTCCACGAGTTGCGTTTCGAACGGGCCGGCGGGTTACTGCTTGGCTACGCGCGTGCCGACGCGTTCTGTCACTCGCAGGTGCGCACGCTGATGGGCACAATGATCGAGGTGGGACGTGGGGTGCGCGGGGAAGAGTGGCCTCTCAAACGCCTCGAGGCCTCCTCGCGCGACGGCGAAGTGATTGTTGCGCCACCGCACCCGCTCACGCTCGAGGAGATCGGTTACCCTCCGGAAAGTGAGTATGGAACGCAGGCGCAGCTTGCACGCCGGTTCCGTGGCCCGACCTCGTAGGTGCGAGCCGAGGGCTGACGACGTCGGTGCGGGAGCCGACGTCGTATGACGTTCGTCGGCGTCGGGGGCGTTGAAGAGGGGACAATGAATCGGCTCACAGCGCCGCCTTTCCTTTGACGCGAGTTAATGTGAGCGACTACAGTAGGTAAATGCTGTGGAAACTCATGCGTTGATGCTTATTCCCACTCGTCGCGCGAGAGAATCCCACCGTTAACTTTGACCAGGGGCAAACCGCTTTGAAGCAAGCCATTTTTCAAAGCGTGGAGCCCGAAGATTAACAGAAACGAAGGCTACGCAAGTGCGCACTTATACACCGAAGCCCGGGGATGTAGAGAAGAAGTGGTACGTCATCGACGCCACCGACATCGTCCTTGGCCGTCTGGCAGCCCAGGTTGCCAACCTGCTCCGTGGGAAGCACAAGCCCAACTTCGCTCCGAACGCTGATACCGGCGATTTCGTCATCGTGATCAACGCCGAGAAGGTGGCGCTCACGGGTGCAAAGCTCGAGCAGAAGATGGCTTACCACCACTCCGGTTACCCGGGTGGGTTGAAGGCTACGTCCTACGCCGAGCTCCTGGAAGAGAATCCGGAAAAGGCTGTGAAGAAGGCTGTCGCGGGCATGGTCCCGAAGACCACCCTTGGACGTCAGCAGCTGACCAAGCTCAAGGTTTACCGCGGTGCGGAGCACCCGCACGCTGCTCAGCAGCCGGAGGCCTACGAGCTCAAGCAGGTCGTACAGTAAGGCCCGGGCGCTGCCCGCAAGATTTTAAGGAGAAGCTGTGGCTGAAACCACTGCAACTGAAGAGTTCGAGGAGACCCCGACCTCGTACAGCACCGTGAGCGAATCTGAGCCCACGGGTCAGGGTGCTTCCCTGACGGCCCCGGGCGCTGGCCTGGGCCGCCGTAAGGAAGCTGTTGCTCGTGTCCGCCTTGTTCCGGGCACCGGCGAATGGAAGATCAACGGCCGCACGCTCGAGGAGTACTTCCCGAACAAGCTGCACCAGCAGCTCGTGCACTCCCCGTTCGTCCTGCTGGACATCGAAGGCCGTTTCGACGTGATCGCCCGCATCAATGGCGGCGGCACCTCCGGCCAGGCTGGCGCGCTTCGCATGGGCATCTCCCGTGCACTCAACGAGATCGATCGCGAGTCGAACCGCCCGGCCCTGAAGAAGGCTGGCTTCCTCACCCGCGATGCTCGTGCAGTCGAGCGTAAGAAGGCAGGCCTCAAGAAGGCCCGCAAGGCTTCGCAGTTCTCGAAGCGCTGATCGATACCGATCTTTTATTGGAAGGGACCTCCGCTCAGGCGGGGGTCCCTTCCTCGATGTTTGGCGTTGACAGTGTTGACGGCGGGGTACACACACGAATTTTGTTCGGCAAGGCACCCGCAGTGTATGACGGAGAAGTGGAATAATGGGGGAGTTAAGGAAATTTATTGAAGGAGGCCTGATGGCTCGCATGTTCGGTACCGATGGTGTTCGCGGCCTGGCGAATAAAGATATCACTGTGGATCTTGCAGTGAAGTTGGGCGAGGCCGGCGGGCGCGTTCTGGCGAAAGGCGTCGAAGGGCGTCGCCCGCGTGCGATCATTGGTCGTGACACTCGCCAGTCTTCCCCGATGCTTTCGCATGCCCTGGGCGCCGGGCTCGCTGCTGCAGGTATCGACGTCGAGCATGCCCGTGAGATCCCGACGCCAGGTATCGCCTACCTGACGGCGGAGAAGGGCTACGATCTCGGCGTGGTCATTTCGGCTTCCCATAATGCGATGCCGGATAACGGCATTAAGTTCATTTCATCGAACGGCTTTAAGCTGGACGATTCGGTGGAGGACGAGATCGAAGCTGTGCTGGGTGAGGAGTGGGAGCGTCCGACGGGTGAAGGCGTTGGCCGCGTCACCGAGAATTCCGTGGTGACGGACCGTGCGTACATGGATCACCTCGTGGCCTGTGGCGAGCCCCTGAAGGGCCTGCGTATCGCGCTTGATTGTGCCAACGGTGCTGCTTCGGAGGTTGCGCCCACGGTGTTCCGCGAGCTTGGCGCCGACGTCGTTGTGATCAACGCCGAGCCAGATGGGCGAAATATCAACCTCAACGCTGGCTCTACCCATCCGGAGGCTCTTCAGGCGATGGTCGTGGCAGCGGGCGCAGATATGGGCTTCGCGTTCGACGGCGACGCCGATCGTTGCCTTGCGGTCGACGAGGATGGCAACCTGGTGGACGGCGATCAGATCATGGGCCTACTCGCGGTGGATCTGAAGGAGCAAGGCAAGCTCGCGAACAACACTCTCGTGATCACAGTGATGAGTAACCTTGGCCTACGCTTGGCGATGAAGGAGAAGGGTATCGACGTCGCGGTCACCGGTGTGGGCGATCGCTACGTGCTCGAGGAAATGCTTGCGAAAGGCTACGTGATTGGCGGCGAGCAGTCGGGTCATGTGATCGATCTTGAGCATGCAACCACGGGCGATGGAACGCTTACCGCAATCCTCGTTTCCTCGATTGTTGCCCGTAAGGGTGGCCCGAAGCTCTCGGAGCTGGTGGGCTTTGTCAAGCGCCTTCCGCAGACGCTTATCAATGTGCGCGGCGTGGATAAGACCGCGACGGATAAGATCGCTGCCGAGGTTGCGCAGGCAGAGGCGGAGCTCGGAGAGACTGGCCGCGTGCTCCTTCGCGCATCTGGAACTGAGCCGCTC contains the following coding sequences:
- a CDS encoding DNA-directed RNA polymerase subunit alpha, which translates into the protein MIIEQRPVLREEQLSETRSRFTLEPLEPGFGYTLGNSLRRTLLSSIPGAAVTSVHIDGVLHEFSTIEGVKEDVAEIILNIKDLVVTSENDEPVQMYLRKAGPGQVLASDITPPAGVEIHNPDLVLATLNEKGKIEVDLTVERGRGYVSASLNKSPDDEIGRIPVDSIYSPVVKVSYKVEATRVGQRTDFDKLVVDVETKASMLPRDAFASAGKTLVELFGLTTELNEEVEGLELKEAPVVETQSSDLARPITILNLPARSQNCLQREGIHTIGELVQRSEADLLDIRNFGAKSIEDVKDELAKLDLHLKDSPAGFNAGFGDDNYAMFSDDSQA
- the rpsI gene encoding 30S ribosomal protein S9, giving the protein MAETTATEEFEETPTSYSTVSESEPTGQGASLTAPGAGLGRRKEAVARVRLVPGTGEWKINGRTLEEYFPNKLHQQLVHSPFVLLDIEGRFDVIARINGGGTSGQAGALRMGISRALNEIDRESNRPALKKAGFLTRDARAVERKKAGLKKARKASQFSKR
- the glmM gene encoding phosphoglucosamine mutase, with product MARMFGTDGVRGLANKDITVDLAVKLGEAGGRVLAKGVEGRRPRAIIGRDTRQSSPMLSHALGAGLAAAGIDVEHAREIPTPGIAYLTAEKGYDLGVVISASHNAMPDNGIKFISSNGFKLDDSVEDEIEAVLGEEWERPTGEGVGRVTENSVVTDRAYMDHLVACGEPLKGLRIALDCANGAASEVAPTVFRELGADVVVINAEPDGRNINLNAGSTHPEALQAMVVAAGADMGFAFDGDADRCLAVDEDGNLVDGDQIMGLLAVDLKEQGKLANNTLVITVMSNLGLRLAMKEKGIDVAVTGVGDRYVLEEMLAKGYVIGGEQSGHVIDLEHATTGDGTLTAILVSSIVARKGGPKLSELVGFVKRLPQTLINVRGVDKTATDKIAAEVAQAEAELGETGRVLLRASGTEPLVRVMVEAATQKQADDVAKRLAAVVEEKLAL
- the rpmJ gene encoding 50S ribosomal protein L36; translation: MKVKPSVKKICENCKIIRRHGRVMVICDNPRHKQRQG
- a CDS encoding adenylate kinase: MTRLILVGPPGAGKGTQAAFISEALDVPAISTGAIFRKNMSEGTELGKKAQEYTSKGNLVPDEITDAMVRDRLAQPDAANGFLLDGYPRNLAQVDALDAMLAEKGEAIDVVVEITIPDEDIVGRLLNRAQLEGRADDTEDVIKHRIEVYHAETAPLVEVYDKRGLVLAVDGNGTIGEVTERILKALKERLS
- the rpsM gene encoding 30S ribosomal protein S13, whose translation is MARLSGVDLPREKRIEVALTYIFGIGHTRAVETLAATGVNPDTRVKDLTEDDLVKLKNHIDESYKVEGDLRREIQADIRRKIEIGSYQGRRHRMGLPVHGQRTKTNARTRKGPKRTVAGKKK
- the rpsK gene encoding 30S ribosomal protein S11 produces the protein MPPKSQNRSRRNLRKNVGNGQAHIKSTFNNTIVSITDTKGEVIAQASSGMVGFKGSRKSTPYAAQLAAENAARRAIEQGVKKVDVFVKGPGSGRETAIRSLTAAGLEVTSISDVTPQAHNGVRPPKRRRV
- the infA gene encoding translation initiation factor IF-1, whose product is MAKKEGVIEVEGTVVEALPNAMFRVELENGHVVLAHISGKMRQHYIKILQEDRVVVEMTPYDLSRGRIVYRYK
- the rplQ gene encoding 50S ribosomal protein L17, giving the protein MPKPAKGPRLGGSPANERKIIANLCKALITHESVVTTETRARRVRPHIEKLITKAKKGDTHNRRLALRTLGDREVAYVLFEELAPKFEGRNGGYTRIVKLANRKGDNAPMAEISLVTEKVSPKPSKKKAEAAKAAAAPAKAEKSAESSASSESSASAESAE
- the rplM gene encoding 50S ribosomal protein L13, translated to MRTYTPKPGDVEKKWYVIDATDIVLGRLAAQVANLLRGKHKPNFAPNADTGDFVIVINAEKVALTGAKLEQKMAYHHSGYPGGLKATSYAELLEENPEKAVKKAVAGMVPKTTLGRQQLTKLKVYRGAEHPHAAQQPEAYELKQVVQ
- the truA gene encoding tRNA pseudouridine(38-40) synthase TruA; translation: MVSTVSHTARIRIECAYDGAQFHGWAAQPGLRTVQGVLEDALATILREPITLTVAGRTDAGVHAAGQVAHFDVSRERWEALPGRSTFTPGDSLVRRVNAITAAGSREAGIAGYTDVVVKSAREVPETFDARFSALWRAYTYRMAEGPDGWDPKRRDVLWLPGELDIDAMNRAAQRILGEHDFLSYCRPREGASTVRTLHELRFERAGGLLLGYARADAFCHSQVRTLMGTMIEVGRGVRGEEWPLKRLEASSRDGEVIVAPPHPLTLEEIGYPPESEYGTQAQLARRFRGPTS
- the map gene encoding type I methionyl aminopeptidase is translated as MRIRDKLEYKTNDQFRAMREAGLVVAEIHTALRENVRAGVTTKEMDDVALAVLEKAGVKSNFYGYYGYPAQTCISVNSTIVHGIPNDYVLQPGDLVSFDCGAVVNGWHGDAAFSVVLPGGDPKVRAGRERLCAQTEESMWVGIAAMAQGRFVGDIGEAIDDYVMSIPASERPDIVLDYVGHGIGTAMHLAPDVPNYNSGERGPRLKPGMALCIEPMLTAGKQDNKTLADDWTVVTIDGKDACHWEHEVVLHEGGIWVITAPDGGASELARFGVTVAPLG
- a CDS encoding ROK family protein, whose amino-acid sequence is MTEVSHERTLTVDCGGGGVKSALLDAGGFQLGDSLRTPVPYPFSPQDLADIITKHADALGQFTRMTVGLPGMIRHGVVVYTPHYIRRSGPHTRPLPQLEEAWNGLDLQTALEVRFGVPSLVLNDAEVAAAGVVRGRGLELVMTLGTGLGTAFLDNGHLAPHLEISHAQMKWGLTYDDVVGEAERLRLGDSAWSRRVLKAIETLYPVFRWDQLYIGGGNASRITDSVRARLTPAIFVPNMAGTQGGVRAWAMAKPHPTTVLSTE